Proteins from one Rosa chinensis cultivar Old Blush chromosome 7, RchiOBHm-V2, whole genome shotgun sequence genomic window:
- the LOC112178161 gene encoding disease resistance protein RGA2-like, with product MVEALISVLLEKLASIVFEHTKQAVTLVLNAEEDVHSFRSNLEAIQAVLEDAEKKQVTEARVRDWLQKLKDVSYEMDDVLDEWNTEILKQQVEEGKKEVCFPTPSINCFCFGQVNKAIHHHKIATRIKKLNEKLTVIAAEREMHGFHPSTIGGHDDQQLIQRQKTSSLVDISKIFGRDEEKEMLLSKLLRESSQEGNLVIPIVGMGGMGKTTLTQLAYNNEKITTHFHKKVWVCVSDPFDEIKIAKAIIESLDKNETQSSSSELETLLLRIRSHVEKKKFLLVLDDVWTEDKTKWENLKLQVIMQSCAQGSTILVTTRKEGVAKMMRATSNMIHLDKLSDMDCLALFNSFAFLDREEDEANGFGAIGEEIVKKCKGLPLAAKTLGSLVWYKKKKKEWRDVLNSKIWELEEVEEQVFRPLLFSYYDLAPAVKRCLLYCAIFPKDYVLRKDNLIEIWMSQDYLNSKENKEKRRIGQNYFENLAMRSFFQDFRKDEMENVYECKMHDIVHDFVQSLTKKECIIIDAAEGANEKIEPPVDKVRHLTLTSVSEGLFSTSCYGCKNMRTLTLLDSSITTISPSSIMQMKRLRTLNLSYNIIHEVPKEINELIHLRYMDLSRGGNLKELPDALCDLYNLQTLVLVHCYGLEKLPEAMGKLINLKHLYLDNCWGLRYLPKGIGSLKSLQVLDWFKVYEGDEALKLGDLGIMDQLQGSLEIRGLGNDAKDDASEIEKAQLGNKEHLSHLGVHFEYEGRKQRKGDEEIVKALQPHQNLESLSIWYCHGTTESLYWIKSLHNLRKLDLTFWRFCELFPPLGKLLSLEILKIQWMENVKKVGVEFLGIQEEEEVSGILFPKLKQLTFDGMDNWEEWAFLSEITIMPGLSSLRIVRCPKLKALPDFLYKIKALRTLKIKGCPILEGEYEKGMGKEWHNISHIPNLTIQKWN from the coding sequence ATGGTTGAGGCACTCATCTCTGTGCTTCTAGAGAAACTGGCTTCAATAGTGTTTGAACACACAAAACAAGCGGTGACACTCGTTTTGAATGCTGAGGAAGATGTTCATAGTTTCCGCAGCAATCTCGAAGCCATTCAAGCTGTGCTGGAGGATGCAGAGAAGAAACAAGTGACGGAGGCCAGAGTGAGAGACTGGTTGCAGAAGCTCAAAGATGTATCATACGAGATGGACGATGTCTTAGACGAGTGGAACACTGAAATTTTGAAACAacaagtggaggaaggcaagaAGGAGGTATGTTTCCCCACTCCCTCCAttaattgcttttgttttggccAAGTCAATAAGGCAATTCATCATCATAAAATTGCTACAAGGATAAAGAAACTGAATGAGAAACTAACTGTGATTGCTGCTGAAAGAGAAATGCATGGCTTTCATCCATCAACAATAGGTGGCCATGATGATCAACAGCTTATTCAAAGACAGAAAACTTCATCTTTGGTCGATATATCCAAGATATTTGGCCGAGACGAAGAAAAAGAGATGTTGTTGAGCAAGTTATTGAGAGAAAGTAGCCAAGAAGGAAACCTTGTCATCCCTATTGTAGGGATGGGAGGGATGGGGAAAACAACGCTTACCCAATTAGCCTATAACAATGAAAAGATTACAACCCATTTTCACAAGAAAGTCTGGGTTTGTGTCTCAGATCCTTTTGATGAGATTAAGATTGCGAAAGCGATTATCGAAAGTCTAGATAAAAATGAAACCCAAAGCAGTTCAAGTGAGTTGGAAACTCTACTTCTACGTATAAGGTCACATGTTGAGAAAAAGAAGTTCCTCCTAGTCCTAGATGATGTGTGGACCGAAGACAAAACAAAGTGGGAAAATTTGAAACTACAAGTGATAATGCAAAGTTGTGCTCAAGGCAGTACAATATTGGTGACCACACGAAAAGAAGGGGTTGCTAAAATGATGAGAGCAACCAGCAACATGATCCATTTGGACAAGTTGAGCGATATGGATTGTCTAGCATTGTTTAATAGCTTTGCATTTTTGGATAGGGAAGAAGATGAGGCTAATGGGTTTGGAGCTATTGGTGAGGAAATTGTGAAAAAGTGTAAAGGTTTGCCTCTTGCTGCAAAGACTTTGGGCAGTCTAGTGTggtataagaaaaaaaaaaaggaatggcGGGATGTTCTAAATAGTAAGATATGGGAATTAGAAGAAGTTGAGGAACAAGTTTTCCGACCACTGTTATTTAGTTATTATGATTTGGCCCCTGCAGTCAAAAGATGTCTTCTGTATTGTGCAATATTTCCAAAAGATTATGTGTTAAGAAAAGATAATTTGATTGAGATTTGGATGTCACAAGATTATCTTAActcaaaggaaaacaaagaaaagagaagaataggTCAAAATTATTTTGAAAATCTAGCAATGCGGTCTTTCTTTCAAGATTTTAGAAAAGATGAGATGGAAAATGTTTATGAATGCAAAATGCATGATATTGTGCACGACTTTGTGCAGTCTCTTACTAAAAAAGAATGCATTATTATAGATGCAGCCGAGGGTGCTAATGAAAAAATAGAGCCACCGGTTGATAAGGTTCGTCATTTGACCTTAACTAGTGTAAGCGAAGGTCTATTTTCTACTTCATGTTATGGATGTAAAAATATGCGTACCCTCACACTCCTTGATTCAAGCATTACAACCATCAGCCCCAGTTCAATTATGCAAATGAAACGGCTCAGGACATTGAATTTGAGTTATAACATCATCCATGAAGTTCCAAAAGAGATCAATGAATTGATTCATTTGAGATATATGGATTTGTCTCGTGGTGGTAACTTGAAAGAATTACCAGATGCTCTGTGTGATTTATATAATCTACAAACTCTGGTCCTTGTTCACTGCTATGGACTAGAGAAACTACCCGAGGCAATGGGAAAGTTGATCAACTTGAAGCATCTATATCTTGACAATTGTTGGGGGCTGAGGTACTTACCGAAAGGGATTGGGAGTTTGAAAAGTCTGCAAGTACTAGACTGGTTTAAAGTATATGAGGGTGATGAAGCATTGAAATTAGGAGATCTGGGAATCATGGACCAGCTTCAGGGGAGCCTTGAGATACGAGGGTTGGGGAATGATGCGAAAGATGATGCGAGTGAGATTGAGAAAGCACAGTTGGGGAATAAGGAGCACCTCTCTCATTTGGGAGTACATTTCGAGTATGAAGGTAGAAAGCAGAGAAAAGGCGATGAAGAAATAGTGAAAGCATTGCAACCACATCAAAATTTGGAATCTTTATCCATTTGGTATTGCCATGGCACCACCGAGTCTCTCTATTGGATCAAGTCTCTAcacaatttgagaaaacttgATCTCACTTTCTGGAGATTTTGTGAACTTTTCCCTCCTCTTGGAAAATTGCTATCGCTTGAAATTCTGAAAATTCAGTGGATGGAGAATGTGAAAAAGGTGGGAGTTGAATTTCTGGGaatacaagaagaagaagaagtctcAGGAATTCTattccccaaattgaaacaaCTTACTTTTGATGGCATGGACAACTGGGAAGAGTGGGCCTTTCTTTCTGAAATCACGATAATGCCAGGCCTTTCTTCCTTGCGAATTGTTCGGTGCCCAAAGCTAAAAGCACTGCCAGACTTCCTCTACAAGATAAAAGCACTGCGTACTCTGAAGATCAAGGGTTGTCCAATTCTGGAAGGAGAATACGAAAAAGGCATGGGGAAGGAGTGGCACAACATTTCTCACATCCCAAACCTCACAATCCAGAAGTGGAACTGA